One window of the Salvelinus fontinalis isolate EN_2023a chromosome 2, ASM2944872v1, whole genome shotgun sequence genome contains the following:
- the LOC129867469 gene encoding uncharacterized protein LOC129867469, whose product VLRGTGCTSQCNLLRICSIVESFCSCFFFLKVVGLLCCSAFLVWSAHIPEKSMDARSLVEKILGNIPVVHESSVKIMGLTLDLSSQSRNMPYQSMVTSLGIPAAPELRTVCRPLNQIDFTLEVCLSSMSAGLQLYQDVLGELKERVTTDKVTGLLADIRDLLAQVNKMQEPGQMSSVAQYEASGLASRLPGDYEVQVATHFTLLQLRDFTQNLKRSLRNIEHLTSRPGQRG is encoded by the exons GTTCTGCGCGGCACTGGCTGTACGTCACAGTGCAATTTATTAAGGATCTGTAGCATCGTAGAGTCGTTCTGCAGCTGTTTTTTCTTTCTCAAAGTTGTAGGTCTGCTCTGCTGTTCGGCTTTTCTGGTCTGGTCCGCGCATATTCCAGAGAAGTCAATGGACGCAAGGAGTTTGGTCGAAAAAATATTAGGCAACATCCCTGTGGTTCACGAGTCCAGTGTCAAAATCATG GGCCTGACCCTTGACCTGTCCAGCCAGTCTAGGAACATGCCGTACCAGTCCATGGTGACCTCCCTGGGCATCCCCGCAGCACCAGAACTAAGGACTGTCTGCAGACCCCTAAACCAAATCGACTTCACCCTG GAGGTGTGTCTGAGCAGTATGTCTGCGGGGCTGCAGCTGTATCAGGATGTGCTGGGTGAGCTGAAGGAGCGTGTGACCACTGACAAGGTGACAGGACTCCTGGCTGACATCAGAGACCTGCTGGCCCAGGTCAACAAG ATGCAGGAGCCTGGCCAGATGAGCAGTGTGGCCCAGTATGAGGCCTCGGGACTGGCCTCACGCCTCCCAGGGGACTACGAGGTTCAGGTTGCAACTCACTTTACCCTGCTGCAGCTCCGTGACTTCACACAGAACCTAAAACGCAGCCTGCGCAACATCGAACACCTGACTTCCAGGCCAGGACAGAGGGGCTGA